The window GCCTCGGCCTCGGCATATCCCGCGTCGACGTGGCGGATGACGCCCATGCCGGGGTCGTTGGTGAGGACGCGCTCGAGCTTCTGGGCGGCGAGCTCGGTGCCGTCGGCGACCGAGACCTGACCGGCGTGCAGAGAGCGGCCGATGCCGACGCCGCCGCCGTGGTGCAGCGAGACCCACGAGGCGCCCGAGGCGGTGTTGACCAGGGCGTTGAGCAGCGGCCAGTCGGCGATCGCGTCGGAGCCGTCGATCATGCCCTCGGTCTCGCGGTAGGGGCTGGCGACCGAGCCGCAGTCGAGGTGGTCGCGGCCGATGACGATCGGGGCCGAGACCTCGCCGCTGGCGACCATCTCGTTGAAGCGGGCGCCGGCCTTGTCGCGCTCGCCGTAGCCGAGCCAGCAGATGCGCGCCGGGAGGCCCTCGAAGGCGACCTTCTCGCGGGCTCCGCGGAGCCACTTCTGCAGGTGGTCGTTCTCCGGGAAGAGGTCCATCACGGCCTTGTCGGTCGCGTAGATGTCCTTCTCGTCGCCGGAGAGCGCGGCCCAGCGGAAGGGGCCCTTGCCCTCGCAGAAGAGCGGGCGGATGTAGGCCGGGACGAAGCCCAGGAAGTCGAAGGCGCGGTCGTAGCCGCCCTTGCGGGCCTCGTCGCGGATGCTGTTGCCGTAGTCGAAGACCTCGGCGCCGCCGTCGAGGAAGCCGACCATGGCCTCCACGTGCTTGGCCATGGAGGCCTGGGCACGGTCGGTGAACTCCTCGGGCTTCTTCTCGGCGTACTCGTGCCACTCCTCGAGGCTCACGCCGACCGGCAGGTAGGACAGCGGGTCGTGGGCCGAGGTCTGGTCGGTGACGACGTCGATCTCGACGCCGCGGCGCAGCAGCTCGGGGAAGACCTCGGCGGCGTTGCCGACGACGCCGACGGAGACGGCCTCCTTGTCGGCCTTGGCGCGCAGCACGCGCTCGACGGCGGAGTCGAGGTCGGGGGCCACCTCGTCGAGGTAGCGGCTCTTGACCCGGCGGCGCAGGCGCGACTCGTCGACGTCGACGATGAGGCAGGTGCCGCCGTTGAGGGTGACGGCCAGCGGCTGCGCCCCGCCCATGCCGCCGCAGCCGCC of the Ornithinimicrobium humiphilum genome contains:
- the hutU gene encoding urocanate hydratase, with the protein product MEGARPVRAARGTTLTARSWATEAPLRMLMNNLDPEVAERPDDLVVYGGTGRAARDWKSFDAMVRTLTDLREDETMLVQSGRPVGVFRTHEWAPRVLIANSNLVPDWANWPEFRRLEHLGLTMYGQMTAGSWIYIGTQGILQGTYETFAAVAAKRFGGTLAGTLTLTGGCGGMGGAQPLAVTLNGGTCLIVDVDESRLRRRVKSRYLDEVAPDLDSAVERVLRAKADKEAVSVGVVGNAAEVFPELLRRGVEIDVVTDQTSAHDPLSYLPVGVSLEEWHEYAEKKPEEFTDRAQASMAKHVEAMVGFLDGGAEVFDYGNSIRDEARKGGYDRAFDFLGFVPAYIRPLFCEGKGPFRWAALSGDEKDIYATDKAVMDLFPENDHLQKWLRGAREKVAFEGLPARICWLGYGERDKAGARFNEMVASGEVSAPIVIGRDHLDCGSVASPYRETEGMIDGSDAIADWPLLNALVNTASGASWVSLHHGGGVGIGRSLHAGQVSVADGTELAAQKLERVLTNDPGMGVIRHVDAGYAEAEAVAQERGVRVPMREGEPA